The Montipora capricornis isolate CH-2021 chromosome 1, ASM3666992v2, whole genome shotgun sequence genome contains a region encoding:
- the LOC138058789 gene encoding uncharacterized protein, which translates to MSAPLPGTSVTLNPAAPVWTRVPNRCEAPSTRSCNEVPPPEARFQQLLQQQQEMIQLQQQTFQSVASMIRQGFALPKPELSKVDGNPLEFWNFIRSFESNIEKNASDESEKLSFLLQYCTGAARNAIKSFVSMDPAFGYQTARALLQDRFGNPFKIAVAHFNQITHGPPVKPYDQKGLLAFADQLRDWHKALESIGYLDEINSADNLRRIVDRLPFHLKTKWLEIADSIQQTGQRPRIHHISQFVTTKA; encoded by the coding sequence atgtcTGCACCTTTACCGGGTACAAGTGTCACTTTGAATCCGGCTGCTCCTGTGTGGACGCGAGTACCGAATCGCTGTGAGGCTCCATCAACTAGATCTTGCAATGAGGTTCCTCCGCCCGAGGCAAGGTTTCAGCAGTTACTGCAGCAGCAACAGGAAATGATACAGCTCCAGCAGCAAACGTTTCAATCTGTGGCGTCAATGATTAGGCAAGGGTTTGCCTTACCTAAACCTGAACTCAGCAAGGTTGATGGAAATCCGCTTGAGTTTTGGAACTTTATTCGCTCCTTTGAGAGCAATATCGAGAAAAATGCATCTGATGAGAGTGAGAAGTTGTCATTTCTTCTTCAGTACTGTACGGGAGCAGCTAGAAATGCTATTAAGAGCTTTGTTTCAATGGATCCTGCATTTGGATACCAGACTGCACGTGCCCTGCTGCAAGATCGTTTTGGGAATCCATTCAAGATTGCTGTAGCCCACTTCAACCAAATAACTCATGGTCCACCCGTGAAGCCTTATGACCAAAAGGGACTACTGGCCTTTGCAGATCAGCTGAGGGATTGGCACAAGGCATTAGAATCAATCGGGTACTTGGACGAGATTAACAGCGCCGATAATCTGAGAAGAATAGTTGACAGGCTCCCCTTTCACCTGAAAACGAAGTGGCTTGAGATCGCAGACAGTATCCAGCAAACCGGTCAGCGACCGAGAATTCATCACATTTCCCAGTTTGTCACTACTAAGGCGTGA
- the LOC138058805 gene encoding uncharacterized protein, with translation MFHQVKVDPLDSDALRFLWWPNDDISAQPIEYRMEAHLFGSTSSPSCANFCIRKTAQDNIGNFSHRVIDIVLKNFYVDDCLKSVQSSCAAIDLRSQLCELLQKGGFRLTKWSCNCKDVLETIPNADRAPSIFDLDLKAEELPIERTLGVQWSMETDMFIFKLLPKDKPYTRRGILSVTSSICDPLGIISPVVLSAKKLIQDLCKQGLSWDEEIKEEEAIRWKKWLSELPKLSQICLARCLKPAEFGVADVTELHHFADTSQIAYGAVSYARFVNEERNAVHCSFLVGKSRLAHVKPMTIPRLELSAAVVAVKLDRTLREELEIKIDRSVFWSDSTAVLQYIKNEDRRFHTVVANRLAVIHDGSKPLQWNFIESARNPADDASRGLTPEELLLQD, from the coding sequence ATGTTCCATCAAGTGAAAGTTGACCCCCTGGATTCAGATGCCTTGAGATTTTTGTGGTGGCCAAACGATGATATATCTGCACAGCCTATTGAATACCGGATGGAAGCCCACCTTTTTGGTAGTACCTCGTCACCGAGTTGTGCAAACTTCTGCATCAGGAAGACTGCTCAAGACAATATTGGAAATTTCTCCCATCGGGTGATTGATATAGTCCTGAAGAACTTTTACGTTGATGACTGTCTGAAATCTGTGCAATCCTCCTGTGCTGCCATCGATTTAAGAAGTCAGCTCTGCGAACTGCTTCAAAAGGGCGGATTCCGATTGACTAAGTGGTCGTGTAACTGTAAGGATGTCCTAGAGACCATTCCAAACGCCGATAGAGCCCCTTCAATCTTTGATCTTGATTTGAAGGCTGAAGAACTTCCCATCGAGAGAACTCTCGGAGTTCAGTGGAGCATGGAGACAGATATGTTCATCTTTAAGTTGCTGCCAAAGGATAAGCCCTACACACGTCGAGGGATTTTATCAGTGACCAGCTCCATTTGTGATCCCCTTGGTATCATTTCGCCAGTTGTTCTTTCGGCCAAGAAACTAATTCAAGATCTTTGCAAGCAAGGGCTTAGTTGGGATGAAGAGattaaagaagaagaagctaTACGCTGGAAAAAGTGGCTTTCAGAGTTACCAAAGTTGTCCCAGATTTGTTTGGCACGTTGTTTGAAACCAGCTGAATTTGGTGTCGCAGACGTCACGGAGCTTCATCACTTTGCAGACACGTCACAGATTGCGTATGGTGCAGTCTCGTATGCAAGATTTGTCAATGAAGAAAGGAATGCAGTCCACTGCAGTTTCCTCGTTGGAAAGTCCCGTTTAGCTCACGTCAAGCCAATGACCATTCCCAGGTTGGAGCTATCAGCAGCGGTAGTTGCCGTGAAGCTGGACCGAACATTAAGAGAAGAACTGGAGATAAAGATTGACAGATCAGTGTTTTGGTCGGACTCTACAGCTGTTTTACAATACATCAAGAATGAGGACAGGCGGTTTCATACGGTTGTTGCAAATCGTCTGGCAGTGATCCACGATGGCTCAAAACCATTGCAGTGGAATTTCATTGAGTCAGCAAGGAACCCTGCAGATGATGCCAGCAGAGGTTTGACTCCGGAAGAGTTGCTTCTTCAGGATTGA
- the LOC138058821 gene encoding uncharacterized protein has protein sequence MAEVESILNGRPLTCNSDDPADMEPLTPNHLLLLQSNLDVPPGVFVKGDLYCRNRWKQVQYLADVFWKIWLSEYLPSLQERQKWLRPRRNFVVGDLVLITEERVHRGQWPFGVVEVHPGSDGLTRSMKVATRTTVLSRPVTKLCFLEEEHLS, from the coding sequence ATGGCTGAAGTTGAAAGTATCCTGAATGGACGACCATTAACCTGCAACAGTGATGACCCGGCTGACATGGAACCCTTGAccccaaatcatttgcttctcCTTCAGTCAAATTTGGATGTGCCACCTGGTGTATTCGTGAAGGGAGATCTCTATTGCCGAAATCGTTGGAAACAAGTGCAATATCTTGCTGACGTATTCTGGAAAATATGGTTGTCGGAGTATTTGCCTTCCTTACAAGAACGCCAGAAGTGGTTAAGGCCGCGTCGAAATTTTGTAGTCGGAGACCTGGTGCTTATCACAGAAGAAAGAGTTCACCGTGGACAATGGCCGTTTGGCGTCGTTGAAGTTCACCCGGGAAGTGATGGCCTTACAAGATCCATGAAAGTTGCGACAAGAACGACGGTCCTATCAAGACCAGTCACGAAGTTATGCTTCCTAGAAGAGGAACATTTATCTTAA